From the genome of Leptodactylus fuscus isolate aLepFus1 chromosome 1, aLepFus1.hap2, whole genome shotgun sequence, one region includes:
- the APTX gene encoding aprataxin isoform X2, whose protein sequence is MFSAASTIAVRLQQRLRGGKAGTNPSSVDSVDIGKDQEVKLKPGHILYIVNKLYPYTVEFVNEAESSRTNNTAGIIKSLSKRSRESSQNQSEMSNKYPRTEPDDVPNENKSKEKPHHNSEVKGQGHWSQGLKVSMQDPNLQVFKDEKVVVIKDKYPKARFHWLVLPWQAISSLKMLRTEHLDLLQHMHAVGEKIAQEHSAQSNAPFRLGYHAIPSMSHIHLHVISQDFDSSCLKNKKHWNSFTTDYFLDSKDVMDMVQLKGKVMVKDGASELLKSSLQCNVCKIQQATIPQLKEHLKKHWT, encoded by the exons TACAATTGCTGTCCGATTGCAACAAAGGTTACGTGGAGGTAAAGCAG GAACAAACCCAAGCAGCGTGGACTCTGTGGACATTGGTAAAGATCAAGAAGTCAAGTTGAAGCCTGGACATATACTTTACATTGTAAATAAATTGTATCCTTACACAGTAGAGTTTGTGAATGAAGCAGAAAGCTCAAGGACAAATAATACAGCAGGGATCATAAAAAGTCTAAGTAAGAGGTCCCGCGAGAGTTCACAAAATCAATCGGAAATGTCTAACAAATACCCAAGAACTGAACCTGATGATGTACCAAATGAGAACAAGAGTAAAGAGAAGCCGCATCATAATTCTGAG GTTAAAGGCCAAGGACACTGGAGTCAAGGACTAAAGGTTTCAATGCAGGATCCAAATTTGCAG GTTTTCAAAGATGAGAAAGTTGTTGTCATAAAGGACAAATACCCCAAAGCGCGTTTCCATTGGCTGGTTTTGCCATGGCAAGCTATCTCTAGCCTAAAGATGCTGCGTACAGAACATCTGGACCTATTACAGCATATGCATGCAGTGGGAGAGAAGATTGCACAGGAGCATTCAGCCCAAAGCAACGCACCATTTAGGCTAGGTTACCATGCTATTCCAAGCATGAG cCATATTCATTTGCATGTCATAAGTCAAGATTTTGATTCTTCCTGCCTCAAAAACAAGAAACATTGGAATTCATTCACTACTGATTATTTTTTGGATTCTAAAG ATGTTATGGATATGGTACAATTAAAGGGCAAGGTGATGGTGAAAGATGGAGCCTCTGAGCTTCTGAAGTCTTCCCTCCAGTGTAATGTGTGCAAAATACAGCAAGCCACCATACCTCAGTTGAAGGAACATTTAAAGAAACACTGGACCTAG